Proteins from a single region of Azospira inquinata:
- a CDS encoding rubredoxin, which translates to MKKWQCIVCGFIYDEALGLPDEGIPAGTKWENVPEDWCCPDCGVGKSDFEMVAL; encoded by the coding sequence ATGAAAAAATGGCAATGTATCGTTTGCGGTTTCATCTACGACGAAGCCTTGGGGTTGCCCGATGAAGGTATCCCGGCGGGGACCAAATGGGAAAATGTACCGGAAGACTGGTGCTGTCCCGATTGCGGGGTGGGCAAGTCCGATTTCGAAATGGTAGCCCTCTAA
- a CDS encoding pseudouridine synthase, whose translation MKSMTLEKMLQSQGFGSRKQCAQLIREGRVRVGERLATDPSTPFFSNETPNFQVDDQVWPYRPQAYLLLHKPAHVECSHAPQHHPSVFSLLPAPLVLRGVECVGRLDEDTTGLLLLSDNGQFIHGLSSPKRKVSKTYLATLRYPINPEFLEKLWQGVLLHGETECLKADACLAEDDFCLRFTISQGKYHQVKRMVAAAGNRVEALHRCAMGQLQLSEDLLPGQWRWLESSDFSLLGLAPGDFGFV comes from the coding sequence ATGAAGTCCATGACATTGGAAAAAATGCTGCAAAGCCAAGGCTTCGGCAGTCGCAAACAGTGTGCCCAACTGATACGGGAGGGGCGGGTTCGGGTAGGGGAACGGTTGGCGACGGATCCGAGCACCCCTTTCTTTTCCAATGAAACCCCAAATTTTCAGGTGGATGACCAGGTTTGGCCCTATCGGCCCCAGGCCTACCTGCTGCTCCATAAGCCGGCCCATGTGGAGTGTTCCCATGCGCCCCAACATCACCCTAGCGTTTTTTCCTTGCTGCCGGCGCCTTTGGTACTTCGGGGGGTGGAGTGCGTTGGGCGTCTGGATGAAGACACCACCGGGCTTCTGCTTCTTTCCGATAACGGGCAATTCATCCATGGACTGAGTTCCCCCAAACGGAAGGTCAGCAAAACCTATCTGGCTACCCTGCGCTATCCGATTAACCCCGAGTTTCTGGAAAAGCTTTGGCAGGGAGTGCTACTCCATGGGGAAACGGAATGCCTCAAGGCCGATGCCTGCCTTGCTGAAGACGATTTTTGCCTGCGTTTCACCATCAGCCAGGGCAAGTATCACCAGGTGAAACGCATGGTGGCGGCTGCCGGGAACCGGGTGGAAGCCTTGCATCGTTGTGCCATGGGCCAGTTGCAGTTGTCCGAGGACTTGTTGCCAGGCCAATGGCGCTGGCTAGAGTCCTCGGATTTTTCCCTGCTGGGGCTTGCCCCAGGTGATTTTGGTTTTGTATAG
- a CDS encoding YXWGXW repeat-containing protein: protein MTKAVLTAALVAATLSLSACVVVPPQRPVAVWAPMAPPPPRVEVIPPQPYPEYVWITGHWAWENDRHRWVEGRWAAPRPHEHWEPHRWEPGEGGRWQLHGGYWRHD from the coding sequence ATGACCAAAGCTGTGCTCACGGCCGCCCTGGTGGCGGCCACCCTCTCCCTGTCCGCCTGCGTGGTGGTGCCGCCCCAAAGGCCCGTGGCCGTCTGGGCCCCCATGGCGCCGCCCCCGCCTCGGGTGGAGGTGATTCCGCCCCAACCCTATCCGGAATATGTATGGATTACGGGCCACTGGGCCTGGGAAAATGACCGTCATCGTTGGGTGGAAGGCCGCTGGGCGGCGCCCCGCCCCCATGAACACTGGGAACCCCATCGCTGGGAACCGGGGGAAGGCGGCCGCTGGCAGCTCCATGGGGGATACTGGCGCCATGACTGA
- a CDS encoding cytochrome-c peroxidase, whose translation MSHPYPPPTQSPLSPPPRLLGCASLFRLFLGLALGALIGLVGNALAGEGAPGPISPYQLLAQHRPDFRALAALGEALFMDPGLSASGRLACATCHSPGRAFGPDNPRATQTGGPAMDQVGGRAAPSLRYLQTLPPFSEHFFDNDGRDSEDQGPTGGFTWDGRAPSLHDQAAIPLFAPNEMANPDIPNLAAKLRQGPHRAALVRLFGPEVEARPDTLVQAALLALEAFQQQPDRFYPYSSKYDAYLRGQAKLSRREARGLAVFEDPRRGNCAACHPSRPTADGAFPAFTDFGYQALGLPRNAQLPQNRDPAFFDLGLCGPARQDLKDHAEYCGLFRVPSLRNVALRRVFFHNGVIHSLADALRFYGERDGAPQRWYPRRPDGTVERYNDLPSAYRANVSQEAPFGGRPGERPRLSHRDLQDLEAFLRTLTDGYRPAAPKRSAR comes from the coding sequence ATGTCCCACCCCTACCCGCCGCCCACCCAATCCCCCCTCTCCCCGCCCCCCAGGCTCCTGGGTTGCGCTTCCCTCTTCCGCCTTTTCCTAGGCCTGGCCCTGGGGGCCCTGATCGGCTTGGTTGGTAACGCCCTGGCTGGGGAAGGGGCGCCCGGCCCCATCTCTCCCTACCAGCTGCTGGCCCAACATCGGCCCGATTTCCGCGCCCTGGCGGCCCTGGGGGAAGCCCTGTTCATGGACCCGGGCCTGTCCGCCTCCGGCCGCCTGGCCTGCGCCACCTGCCACAGTCCTGGGCGGGCTTTCGGGCCGGACAATCCCCGGGCGACCCAGACCGGGGGGCCAGCCATGGACCAGGTGGGCGGCCGGGCGGCCCCGTCCCTCCGCTATCTCCAGACCCTGCCCCCCTTCAGCGAACACTTTTTCGATAACGATGGCCGGGACAGCGAAGACCAGGGCCCCACGGGGGGCTTCACCTGGGACGGCCGAGCCCCTTCCCTCCACGATCAGGCCGCCATTCCCCTCTTCGCCCCCAATGAAATGGCCAATCCGGATATCCCCAACCTGGCCGCCAAGCTCCGCCAGGGGCCCCACCGGGCCGCCCTAGTGCGCCTCTTCGGCCCGGAGGTGGAAGCCCGGCCCGATACCCTGGTCCAGGCCGCCCTCCTGGCCCTGGAAGCCTTTCAACAGCAGCCCGACCGCTTTTATCCCTACAGCAGCAAGTACGACGCCTATCTGCGGGGCCAGGCCAAGCTCTCCCGGCGGGAAGCCCGGGGCCTGGCGGTGTTTGAAGACCCCCGGCGGGGCAACTGCGCCGCCTGCCATCCCAGCCGCCCCACGGCGGACGGGGCGTTTCCCGCCTTTACCGATTTCGGCTACCAGGCCCTGGGCCTGCCCCGTAATGCCCAACTGCCCCAGAACCGGGACCCGGCCTTTTTTGACCTGGGCCTGTGCGGCCCGGCCCGCCAGGACCTGAAGGATCATGCGGAATACTGCGGCCTATTCCGGGTGCCCAGCCTGCGCAACGTGGCTTTGCGCCGAGTCTTTTTCCACAACGGGGTGATCCATTCCCTGGCCGATGCCCTGCGCTTTTACGGGGAGCGGGATGGGGCGCCCCAACGCTGGTATCCCCGGCGCCCGGACGGCACGGTGGAGCGCTACAACGACCTGCCCTCGGCCTACCGGGCCAATGTGAGCCAGGAAGCTCCCTTCGGCGGCCGCCCCGGGGAGCGGCCTCGGCTCAGCCACCGGGATCTCCAGGATCTGGAGGCTTTTCTCCGCACCCTGACGGACGGCTACCGGCCCGCCGCCCCCAAGCGTTCTGCCAGGTAG
- a CDS encoding DUF1501 domain-containing protein, giving the protein MKRRQFLQAALAAGALSPWCGVSRLAYGAPTASHPLLVSLFLRGGADGLHLLGPAADPDYQGVRPPELRVMDRGPDQGWPLANSLDPCLDFRLHRQGAALAQLYGAGVLSFVHGVGLEDATRSHFVAQELVEGGLTEEKALSGTPGGWLSRALGHFSLAGPVPAFCAGTNTDRSLAEFDRVLSAPDLNHGLLPPWGEATRQLLQASAEAGDSPVHVATRQTLALVEAVDGRLPRQGRDRIEAYVPGGKADYGKGGEAGRGLAAVARLARLDVGLQAACVDMGGWDTHEGQAGRFAAQMGQLSAALAAFHEDMAAANRPYVLVAMTEFGRRLRANKSGGTDHGHGACWLVMGQGVRGGRMAGRWPGLSTRALDQGVDLAVTTDYRQVLAEVVAGCGWGKAAGPVPLPGSRPLGLFA; this is encoded by the coding sequence ATGAAGCGGCGGCAATTTCTCCAGGCGGCCCTGGCGGCCGGGGCCCTCTCCCCCTGGTGTGGGGTGTCCCGGCTGGCCTACGGCGCGCCCACCGCGTCCCATCCCCTGCTGGTCAGCCTGTTTCTCCGGGGCGGGGCGGACGGTCTCCATTTGCTGGGCCCGGCGGCGGACCCGGATTATCAGGGGGTGCGTCCCCCGGAACTACGGGTCATGGATCGGGGGCCGGATCAGGGCTGGCCCCTGGCCAACAGTCTGGACCCCTGCCTGGATTTCCGCCTGCATCGCCAGGGAGCGGCCCTGGCCCAGCTCTACGGAGCCGGGGTGCTGAGCTTTGTCCATGGGGTGGGTCTGGAAGATGCCACCCGCTCCCATTTTGTCGCCCAGGAATTGGTGGAAGGGGGCCTGACGGAGGAAAAAGCCCTGTCCGGCACCCCCGGGGGCTGGCTATCCCGGGCCCTGGGCCATTTTTCCCTGGCCGGACCGGTCCCCGCTTTTTGTGCCGGGACCAATACGGACCGCAGCCTGGCCGAGTTTGACCGGGTGCTGTCGGCCCCGGACCTGAACCACGGCCTGCTGCCCCCCTGGGGCGAAGCCACCCGGCAATTGCTGCAAGCCAGTGCAGAGGCGGGGGATAGCCCGGTCCATGTGGCCACTCGGCAGACCCTGGCCTTGGTGGAAGCGGTGGACGGTCGCCTGCCCCGCCAGGGCCGGGACCGGATTGAGGCCTACGTGCCGGGGGGCAAGGCGGATTACGGTAAGGGCGGTGAAGCCGGGCGGGGTCTGGCCGCCGTGGCCCGTCTGGCCCGTCTGGACGTGGGCTTGCAGGCCGCCTGCGTGGATATGGGGGGCTGGGATACCCACGAAGGTCAGGCCGGACGCTTCGCCGCCCAGATGGGCCAGCTTTCCGCCGCCCTGGCCGCCTTTCACGAAGACATGGCCGCCGCCAACCGGCCCTATGTGCTGGTGGCCATGACCGAATTTGGCCGCCGCCTGCGGGCCAACAAGAGCGGCGGTACGGACCACGGCCACGGCGCCTGCTGGCTAGTGATGGGCCAGGGGGTCAGGGGCGGGCGCATGGCGGGCCGCTGGCCCGGCTTGAGCACCCGGGCCCTGGATCAGGGCGTGGATCTGGCCGTGACCACCGATTACCGCCAGGTTTTGGCGGAGGTGGTGGCGGGTTGCGGCTGGGGCAAGGCGGCAGGCCCCGTCCCGCTCCCTGGTTCCCGGCCCCTGGGCCTCTTTGCCTGA
- a CDS encoding hydrogen peroxide-inducible genes activator, whose product MTLTEMRYIVSLAKERHFGRAAEKCHVSQPTLSVALKKVEERCGAILFERSAAEVKLTPVGRDVALQAEKVLSEAMQVEEIAARGKNPFAQPLRLGVIYTIGPYLLPRLVPSLHSRVPEMALYLQENFTHRLAELLKSGELDAVVVAHPFEEGGIVTQALYEEPFCLLVPAQHPWADKENIPAAQLSGEELLVLGQGNCFRDQVVAACPRLTEPGGLERSYEGGSLETLRLMVASGAGVAVLPASAVAANPPDPNLVRVIPFTDPVPSRRIVLAWRVTFPRPQAIDALRAAILGDLPPGVQGL is encoded by the coding sequence ATGACTCTGACTGAAATGCGCTACATCGTTTCCCTCGCTAAAGAGCGCCATTTCGGGCGGGCGGCGGAAAAATGCCACGTCAGCCAGCCGACCCTGTCCGTGGCTTTAAAAAAGGTGGAGGAGCGCTGTGGCGCCATCCTTTTCGAGCGTAGCGCCGCGGAAGTGAAGCTCACCCCCGTGGGGCGGGATGTGGCCCTCCAGGCGGAAAAGGTGCTTAGCGAAGCCATGCAGGTGGAGGAAATCGCGGCCCGGGGCAAAAATCCCTTCGCCCAGCCTCTGCGCCTGGGGGTGATCTACACCATCGGCCCCTACTTGCTGCCCCGGCTGGTTCCTTCCCTCCATAGCCGGGTGCCGGAAATGGCCCTCTATTTGCAGGAAAACTTCACCCATCGGCTGGCGGAACTACTGAAATCCGGGGAGTTGGATGCGGTGGTGGTGGCCCATCCCTTTGAAGAGGGGGGCATCGTCACCCAGGCCCTGTACGAAGAACCCTTCTGTCTGCTGGTTCCGGCCCAGCACCCCTGGGCGGACAAGGAGAACATTCCCGCGGCCCAGTTGTCTGGGGAAGAGTTGCTTGTGCTGGGGCAGGGCAACTGCTTTCGGGACCAGGTGGTGGCTGCTTGCCCCCGTCTTACGGAGCCGGGGGGCCTGGAGCGATCCTACGAAGGGGGCTCCCTGGAGACCCTGCGCCTGATGGTGGCCAGCGGTGCGGGGGTGGCCGTATTGCCCGCCTCTGCTGTGGCCGCCAATCCGCCGGACCCGAATCTGGTGCGGGTGATTCCCTTTACCGATCCGGTGCCTTCCCGGCGCATTGTGCTGGCCTGGCGGGTGACCTTTCCCCGTCCCCAGGCCATCGATGCCCTGCGGGCTGCGATTCTGGGGGATTTACCCCCCGGTGTGCAGGGGCTTTGA
- a CDS encoding FAD-dependent oxidoreductase, protein MEPIVIIGSGLAGYGLARELRKLDKEVPLVMICSDSGDFYSKPMLSNALANGKDGATLVNTPAQKIATQLNLRLIPGVRVQAIDRAAQRVSWAGGEQTYSRLVLATGADPIRLPLQGDGAATVLSVNDLGDYARFREKLVGARRVTILGGGLIGCEFANDLVKGGYAPTIYDPSPLPLGRLLPPGVAGFFRDRLAAAGVSWQLEDSVARVEGGPGAYGLTTAQGKTGEADVVLSAVGLRPRLGLAQEAGLTVNRGIVVDRQLATSDANIFALGDGAEVAGLVLPFVLPIMQASRALAATLAGTPTAVVYPAMPVAVKTPACPVVVCPPAPGVQGGWEERVEETGARALFKDGAGNLLGFALAGDGVQEKQALATQVPPVLV, encoded by the coding sequence GTGGAACCCATTGTCATCATCGGCTCCGGGCTGGCCGGTTACGGGCTGGCCCGGGAATTGCGGAAATTGGATAAAGAAGTGCCCCTGGTCATGATTTGCTCCGATTCCGGGGATTTCTACTCCAAGCCCATGCTCTCCAATGCTCTGGCCAACGGCAAGGACGGGGCTACCCTGGTTAATACTCCCGCCCAGAAGATTGCCACCCAACTCAATTTGCGCCTCATCCCCGGGGTACGGGTGCAGGCCATCGACCGGGCCGCCCAGCGAGTTTCTTGGGCTGGTGGGGAGCAGACCTATTCCCGCCTGGTATTGGCAACCGGCGCCGATCCCATCCGCTTACCCTTGCAGGGAGACGGGGCGGCAACCGTATTGTCCGTCAATGACCTGGGGGATTACGCCCGTTTCCGGGAAAAGCTGGTCGGTGCTCGGCGGGTGACCATTCTGGGGGGCGGGTTGATTGGCTGTGAATTTGCCAATGACCTGGTGAAGGGAGGCTATGCCCCCACCATTTACGATCCCTCTCCCCTGCCCCTGGGACGTTTGTTACCTCCCGGTGTGGCGGGCTTTTTCCGGGACCGTCTGGCGGCCGCAGGGGTGAGCTGGCAGCTGGAGGATTCAGTGGCCCGGGTGGAAGGCGGGCCGGGGGCTTATGGCCTCACCACGGCCCAGGGCAAGACCGGGGAAGCGGACGTGGTGCTCTCCGCCGTGGGACTGCGCCCCCGGCTGGGATTAGCCCAGGAAGCCGGTCTTACGGTCAATCGGGGCATTGTGGTGGATCGCCAGCTGGCGACTTCTGATGCCAATATTTTCGCCTTGGGGGACGGGGCTGAGGTGGCTGGTCTGGTGTTGCCCTTCGTACTGCCCATTATGCAGGCTTCCCGGGCCCTGGCGGCCACTCTGGCGGGGACCCCCACAGCGGTGGTTTATCCGGCCATGCCGGTGGCGGTAAAGACCCCTGCCTGCCCCGTGGTGGTGTGTCCCCCCGCTCCCGGTGTCCAGGGGGGCTGGGAGGAAAGGGTGGAAGAAACCGGGGCCCGGGCCCTGTTCAAGGATGGGGCCGGCAACCTGCTGGGCTTTGCCCTGGCCGGGGATGGGGTGCAGGAAAAGCAGGCCCTGGCAACCCAGGTGCCGCCGGTGCTGGTCTAG
- a CDS encoding DUF1800 domain-containing protein: MAKILTEDWPLHRLAFGPDPISREALQRLGFRGWVEEQLAPGTDPEGERRLAALRLPIRYGEDLEKGWPAVDEQRPLQWLQAPIESLWALHGGEGRPVAPAEKARPRNEAIAATLVRAVYSPWQLREVLADFWHDHFNVNAWDQTVGIAFPVYQREAIRPHSLGNFRTMLGAVARSAAMLRYLNNSSSRAGAPNENYARELLELHTLGRDAYLNGLYQRWREVPGALQGHPQGYIDQDVYEAARALTGWTLEDGAHLGGGQTQPRTGRFAYVEAWHDNYQKRVLARDFDPYQPPMADGEGVLDLAAFHPATAQHLAHKLCVRLVDDRPRPALVAGAARVWRETARRPDQIARVVEYIVLSRDFAASRQAKVKRPLELVAGFIRATGLNFQPTEGLVGEMAAAGQRLYGWPTPDGHPEDSAYWLSSNGIRRRWTLVAGLGENWWGNGTWNPFPEPLSPGVAAGRFVAFWLDRLYGATPPPLAERLLATAGLRAGQSLTAPGPARHLVAWAAMVPEYQLG, from the coding sequence ATGGCAAAAATTTTGACGGAAGACTGGCCTCTCCACCGCCTCGCCTTCGGGCCCGATCCGATCAGCCGGGAGGCCCTGCAACGCCTGGGTTTTCGCGGCTGGGTGGAGGAGCAGCTGGCGCCGGGGACGGATCCGGAAGGGGAACGGCGTCTGGCCGCCCTGCGTCTGCCCATCCGCTATGGGGAGGACCTGGAAAAGGGTTGGCCTGCCGTGGACGAACAGCGCCCTCTGCAATGGTTGCAGGCCCCCATTGAATCCCTATGGGCCCTCCACGGTGGGGAAGGGCGCCCGGTCGCCCCGGCGGAAAAGGCCCGGCCCCGCAATGAAGCCATTGCTGCAACCCTGGTGCGGGCCGTGTATAGCCCCTGGCAGCTCAGGGAAGTGCTGGCGGATTTCTGGCATGACCACTTCAACGTCAATGCCTGGGACCAGACCGTGGGCATTGCCTTTCCCGTCTATCAGCGGGAAGCCATCCGGCCCCACAGCCTGGGGAACTTCCGCACCATGCTGGGTGCGGTGGCCCGCAGCGCCGCCATGCTCCGCTACCTGAACAACAGCAGCTCCCGGGCCGGGGCGCCCAACGAAAACTACGCCCGGGAGCTGTTGGAACTCCACACCCTGGGCCGGGACGCCTATCTGAACGGCCTTTACCAGCGCTGGCGGGAAGTGCCCGGCGCCCTCCAGGGCCATCCCCAGGGCTATATCGACCAGGACGTGTACGAGGCAGCCCGGGCCCTCACCGGCTGGACCCTGGAAGACGGGGCCCACCTGGGGGGCGGCCAGACCCAGCCCCGCACGGGCCGTTTCGCCTACGTGGAGGCCTGGCACGACAATTACCAGAAGCGGGTGCTGGCCCGGGATTTCGACCCTTACCAGCCCCCCATGGCGGACGGGGAAGGGGTTCTGGACCTGGCCGCCTTCCATCCTGCTACGGCCCAGCATCTGGCCCACAAACTTTGCGTTCGCCTGGTGGATGACCGGCCCCGTCCGGCCCTGGTGGCCGGCGCCGCCCGGGTCTGGCGGGAGACGGCCCGGCGGCCGGACCAGATCGCCCGGGTGGTGGAATACATTGTTCTCTCCCGGGATTTTGCCGCCAGCCGTCAGGCCAAGGTGAAGCGGCCCCTGGAACTGGTGGCGGGCTTTATCCGGGCCACCGGCCTTAATTTCCAGCCCACGGAAGGCCTGGTGGGGGAAATGGCCGCCGCCGGTCAGCGCCTCTACGGCTGGCCCACACCGGACGGCCATCCGGAGGACAGCGCCTACTGGCTCTCCAGCAACGGCATACGGCGGCGCTGGACCCTGGTGGCGGGGCTGGGGGAAAACTGGTGGGGTAACGGTACCTGGAACCCCTTTCCCGAGCCCCTCAGCCCCGGGGTGGCGGCGGGCCGCTTTGTCGCCTTCTGGCTGGACCGGCTCTATGGGGCGACTCCGCCGCCCCTGGCGGAGCGGCTCCTGGCCACGGCGGGCCTGCGGGCAGGCCAGTCCCTGACGGCGCCCGGTCCGGCTAGGCATCTGGTGGCCTGGGCCGCCATGGTGCCCGAATATCAATTGGGTTAA
- a CDS encoding rubrerythrin family protein translates to MADHTSPTLKNLEGAFAGESMAHIKYRYFAKICRAMGDEETAKVFEATADQEVMHAFGHLDLLYPAATLSPAKCLEMAIAGETYEYTEMYPSFRETAEQEGHHGAVSEIDQQIAESKEHAEQFAATLAKAAKRFAALARVEERHANHYKETLAKVKG, encoded by the coding sequence ATGGCTGACCATACCTCCCCCACCCTGAAAAACCTGGAAGGCGCCTTCGCCGGCGAATCCATGGCCCACATCAAGTACCGCTACTTCGCCAAGATCTGTCGGGCCATGGGCGACGAAGAAACCGCCAAGGTTTTCGAAGCCACCGCCGATCAGGAAGTGATGCATGCTTTCGGTCACCTGGATCTGCTCTATCCGGCGGCCACTTTGTCCCCGGCAAAATGTCTGGAAATGGCCATCGCTGGCGAAACTTACGAATATACGGAAATGTATCCGTCATTCCGTGAGACGGCAGAGCAGGAAGGCCATCACGGCGCGGTTTCCGAGATCGATCAGCAGATCGCTGAATCCAAGGAACATGCGGAACAGTTTGCCGCCACTTTAGCCAAGGCTGCCAAGCGTTTCGCTGCTTTGGCCCGGGTTGAAGAACGGCACGCCAACCACTACAAAGAGACTTTGGCTAAGGTCAAAGGCTGA
- a CDS encoding aminotransferase-like domain-containing protein, giving the protein MDAPTQLPALDRAGELSLVDQLVGHLTARIDSGQWPPGTRLPSIRKLAAALGVSPATVVGAYDRLVARSLIESRAASGYFVRQRRYAPRLPAPMLQRSELDAVWLLHKLMERQDNVTAVGSGFLPEHWLEDMLSSRLLAQFSRKGKKSYALPCAAEGYPPLRSQIALMLAQAGIKAAPEQVLMTFGATQGIDLICRGLLQAGDAVAVEEPAYFGLYARLRAQGVRLLGVPRRDDGPDLAVLDQICTQHRPRLFFTQTLLHNPTGSSTSPATAFGLLELARRHDLRLVEDDVFGDLHPSPNPLRLAQVDQLERVIFLSGFTKVLSPSIRVGYLAAAPELIQCFLEQKILSVLSTSELDERLVFELLSNGSFHKHLERTRARLSHHRAQAVLGLARAGLKPILADEGGLFIWARLPDAVALKPLVEDALTQGFLLTPGDVFFLEQAPGPWLRFNGAAANDGRLFAYLAERLGAAGR; this is encoded by the coding sequence ATGGACGCCCCTACCCAACTCCCCGCCCTGGACCGGGCCGGGGAACTCTCCCTGGTGGACCAGCTGGTGGGCCACCTCACTGCCCGGATCGACAGTGGCCAATGGCCCCCGGGCACCCGCCTGCCTTCCATCCGCAAACTGGCCGCTGCCCTGGGGGTGAGCCCGGCCACCGTGGTGGGGGCCTATGACCGGCTGGTGGCCCGCAGCCTGATTGAATCCCGGGCCGCTTCCGGCTATTTCGTCCGTCAGCGCCGCTACGCGCCCCGCCTGCCCGCCCCCATGCTGCAACGCAGTGAGCTGGATGCGGTGTGGTTGCTGCACAAGCTCATGGAACGCCAGGACAACGTGACGGCGGTGGGCAGCGGTTTTCTTCCCGAGCACTGGCTGGAGGACATGCTTTCCTCCCGGCTCCTGGCCCAGTTTTCCCGCAAGGGCAAAAAGAGCTATGCCCTGCCCTGTGCGGCGGAGGGTTATCCCCCCCTGCGCAGCCAGATAGCCTTGATGCTGGCCCAGGCCGGGATCAAAGCCGCCCCGGAACAGGTGCTCATGACCTTTGGCGCCACCCAGGGCATTGACCTGATCTGCCGGGGGCTGCTCCAGGCCGGGGATGCGGTGGCGGTGGAAGAGCCCGCCTATTTCGGCCTCTATGCCCGGTTGCGGGCCCAGGGCGTACGCCTGCTGGGGGTGCCCCGGCGGGATGATGGTCCGGATCTGGCAGTCCTGGACCAGATTTGTACCCAGCACCGGCCCCGGCTCTTTTTCACCCAGACCCTGTTGCACAACCCCACGGGCAGCAGCACCAGCCCGGCCACCGCCTTCGGCCTGCTGGAACTGGCCCGGCGCCACGATCTGCGCCTGGTGGAAGACGACGTGTTCGGCGACCTTCACCCCAGCCCCAATCCCCTGCGTCTGGCCCAGGTGGATCAGCTGGAGCGGGTGATATTCCTGAGCGGCTTCACCAAGGTGCTGAGCCCCAGCATCCGGGTCGGCTATCTGGCCGCCGCCCCGGAACTGATCCAGTGCTTTCTTGAGCAGAAAATCCTGTCCGTGCTGTCCACCTCCGAGCTGGATGAGCGCCTGGTTTTCGAGCTGCTCTCCAACGGCAGCTTCCACAAGCATCTGGAACGGACCCGGGCCCGCCTGTCCCACCACCGGGCCCAGGCCGTGCTGGGCCTGGCCCGGGCTGGGCTCAAGCCGATTCTGGCGGACGAAGGGGGGCTCTTCATCTGGGCCCGCCTGCCCGATGCCGTGGCGCTGAAGCCCCTGGTGGAAGACGCCCTGACCCAGGGCTTTTTGCTGACCCCGGGGGACGTGTTTTTTCTGGAACAAGCCCCCGGGCCCTGGCTGCGCTTTAACGGGGCGGCGGCCAACGACGGCCGTCTTTTCGCCTACCTGGCAGAACGCTTGGGGGCGGCGGGCCGGTAG